One genomic segment of Chitinophaga sancti includes these proteins:
- a CDS encoding PLP-dependent aminotransferase family protein, protein MLKTADHLYLQIAENVEQLILKQVLKTGDKLPSVRNLSEEQGVSMSTAFQAYYHLESKGMIESRPKSGYYVTYSPRRMPELPKQTEAVKKPSEVTVHEMISRMYLHGSNPEILKFSSAVFPVAQLPAARMTKAMVQAIHRLPNGGLGYDTPQGNEDLRRQIARMSIGWGGAVTEDDSVIAAGCSDAISLCLSATTQPGDTIAVESPTYYGFLQLAENLGLKVLEIPTHPLTGVDLDYLDKAIPKFKVKACLFVTNFTNPLGACMPDNHKQELVRILEKYDIPLIEDDIYGDMYFGKERPGLCKTFDKNGLVLLCNSFSKSLAPGYRVGWALPGRYKEKVLRIKRNRAISSPSLPSAAIACFLENGRYEHHLRGMRKILHTQFMRHLQAISDYFPEDTCVTRPGGGFVCWIELNPKINTFELYEQSLKHKVIFAPGRIFSLQDRYTNCLRISYSNPWSKSVEDGLKTVGRLARKLMS, encoded by the coding sequence ATGTTAAAAACTGCCGACCATCTATACCTGCAGATTGCAGAGAATGTTGAGCAACTCATCCTCAAACAGGTATTGAAAACAGGAGACAAACTCCCTTCTGTACGCAACCTGAGTGAAGAGCAAGGCGTGAGCATGAGCACTGCCTTCCAGGCCTATTATCACCTGGAAAGCAAAGGCATGATTGAATCCAGACCCAAATCAGGCTATTACGTCACCTACAGTCCACGACGCATGCCGGAATTGCCGAAACAAACAGAGGCCGTCAAAAAGCCGTCTGAAGTAACGGTGCATGAAATGATCTCGCGCATGTATTTACATGGTTCCAATCCTGAGATCCTGAAATTTTCTTCTGCCGTGTTTCCCGTAGCCCAACTCCCTGCTGCCAGGATGACCAAAGCCATGGTACAGGCTATTCATAGATTACCGAATGGAGGGCTGGGCTATGACACTCCACAGGGCAATGAAGACCTGCGCAGACAGATCGCACGTATGTCTATCGGCTGGGGAGGAGCAGTGACGGAAGATGATAGTGTGATTGCAGCAGGTTGTTCTGATGCCATATCATTATGCCTTTCTGCGACTACGCAACCCGGAGATACGATTGCCGTGGAAAGCCCAACGTATTACGGCTTCCTGCAACTGGCCGAAAACCTGGGGTTGAAAGTGTTGGAGATACCCACACATCCTTTGACAGGGGTTGATTTAGATTACCTGGATAAAGCGATACCTAAGTTTAAGGTGAAGGCCTGTCTCTTTGTGACCAATTTCACTAATCCTTTAGGGGCATGTATGCCGGATAATCATAAGCAGGAGCTGGTAAGAATATTAGAAAAATATGATATACCACTGATAGAAGATGATATATATGGTGATATGTACTTTGGTAAAGAAAGACCGGGGTTATGTAAAACCTTTGATAAAAACGGGTTAGTACTGCTGTGTAATTCTTTTTCCAAATCACTGGCACCGGGGTATCGGGTAGGATGGGCATTGCCGGGGCGTTATAAGGAAAAAGTATTACGGATTAAACGTAACCGTGCTATCTCCTCTCCCTCTTTGCCCAGTGCTGCTATCGCATGTTTTCTGGAAAATGGGCGGTATGAGCATCATCTGAGGGGAATGCGAAAAATTTTGCATACCCAGTTTATGCGGCATTTACAGGCTATTTCCGATTATTTTCCGGAAGACACCTGTGTAACCCGCCCCGGAGGCGGATTTGTGTGTTGGATAGAATTGAATCCAAAGATCAATACTTTTGAATTGTACGAGCAATCACTGAAGCATAAGGTTATTTTTGCACCGGGCAGGATCTTTTCTCTACAGGACAGGTATACAAATTGTCTGAGAATAAGCTATAGTAACCCGTGGAGTAAATCGGTGGAAGATGGGCTAAAGACAGTTGGCCGACTGGCAAGAAAGCTAATGAGTTAA
- a CDS encoding alpha/beta hydrolase: protein MKPTTSGYAPANGLDLYYEIYGSGDPLVLIHGGGSTIESNFGYFIPLLTGDRQIIAMELQAHGHTKDRGTPTSFEQDADDVAALLAFLNIPQAEILGFSNGGNTAMQLAARHPQVVKKLVIASSFYKRDGLFKGFFDFMNTASLDNMPMGLQEAYLAINNDRAALEIMHNRDRDRMVGFQDWPEEMLRNITSPTLIIGGDQDVMVPEHFVEMFRLFPKAQLAILPGGHGGYLGEVTQRHLSGEQPEIAAKLILAFLNS from the coding sequence ATGAAACCCACAACTTCCGGTTATGCACCCGCAAATGGATTAGACCTCTATTATGAAATTTATGGTAGTGGGGATCCACTGGTATTGATTCACGGTGGCGGCTCTACTATTGAGAGCAATTTTGGCTATTTCATTCCCCTGCTGACTGGCGATCGCCAGATCATTGCCATGGAACTACAGGCACATGGGCACACCAAAGACCGGGGCACTCCCACCAGTTTTGAACAGGATGCAGATGATGTGGCAGCATTACTGGCTTTTTTGAATATACCACAGGCAGAAATACTGGGGTTTAGCAATGGCGGGAATACGGCTATGCAACTGGCCGCACGACATCCGCAAGTGGTGAAAAAGCTGGTGATCGCATCTTCGTTTTATAAGAGAGATGGGCTGTTTAAAGGCTTCTTTGATTTTATGAATACTGCCAGCCTGGATAATATGCCCATGGGATTGCAGGAGGCTTACCTGGCTATCAATAATGATCGTGCAGCATTGGAGATCATGCATAACCGTGATCGTGACAGGATGGTGGGATTTCAGGACTGGCCGGAAGAAATGCTTAGGAATATTACATCCCCTACCCTCATTATTGGAGGGGATCAGGATGTGATGGTGCCGGAGCATTTTGTGGAGATGTTTAGATTATTTCCGAAGGCTCAGCTGGCGATATTGCCCGGTGGTCATGGCGGATATCTGGGAGAGGTGACGCAAAGACATTTATCAGGGGAGCAACCGGAAATAGCGGCGAAACTGATATTGGCGTTTCTGAATAGTTAG
- a CDS encoding PLP-dependent aminotransferase family protein: protein MKHHSQVHLQLSVNSEVPIYQQIKSYIINEIKRGRLLPGAQLPGSRVLAQQLRVNRNTVILAYEHLAAEGWIATQYKSGTRISDPIPQELVSPGTPEAEAKPSLDITFRQFAPPQPLPYNNGTFDTVFDEGQPDGRLSPIPEITREVRKILHQQTTKSHLKNYNERGNEQLLQEINLVLNNDRGLAAAPENICVTHGHQDSLFLVAQTLIFPGDHVAVEHPGYQPAWEAFRLTGAHLHYIPVDEQGIDVEALAVVCQHTSLKAVYITPHHQYPTTTTLPAARRQLLLELSEQYHFMIIEDDYDHSYHFDAQPVLPVAGMPHADNVVYIGSVAPSIPLSFVYGPVEFIHSLASCQMVVSQQRDRLLEQGMANLMAEGEIRRYLQQTHATYKKRLTLTSGIMEVNFSGIADFTIPKGGLAIWMRLHQPVQISQLYAAGIYIANPYSFYAPEYNGQTGLRLGFASLEENAIVKGLDKLAKILQR, encoded by the coding sequence ATGAAGCATCATAGTCAGGTACATCTACAATTGTCAGTGAATAGTGAGGTTCCGATTTATCAGCAGATCAAATCTTACATCATTAACGAAATCAAGCGGGGGCGACTGTTGCCCGGCGCTCAGTTACCCGGTAGCCGCGTGCTTGCACAGCAACTACGCGTGAACCGTAACACCGTCATTCTTGCATATGAACATTTAGCCGCTGAGGGCTGGATTGCCACTCAATATAAGAGTGGGACAAGGATTAGTGATCCCATACCCCAGGAACTGGTTTCGCCAGGCACTCCTGAGGCGGAGGCTAAACCCTCGCTGGACATCACTTTCCGTCAGTTTGCTCCACCACAGCCGCTACCTTATAATAATGGTACATTTGATACCGTTTTCGACGAAGGTCAACCAGATGGACGTCTGTCGCCAATACCAGAGATCACCCGCGAAGTGAGGAAGATCCTGCATCAGCAAACCACCAAGTCGCACCTGAAGAATTACAACGAAAGGGGCAATGAGCAACTGCTGCAGGAGATTAACCTGGTATTGAACAACGACAGGGGCCTCGCTGCTGCACCTGAGAATATTTGTGTCACCCACGGGCACCAGGATTCCCTGTTCCTCGTAGCGCAGACATTGATATTCCCAGGTGATCATGTAGCGGTAGAGCATCCCGGCTATCAGCCGGCATGGGAAGCTTTCAGGCTCACCGGCGCTCATCTCCACTATATTCCGGTGGATGAACAGGGCATTGATGTGGAGGCACTGGCAGTAGTTTGTCAGCATACATCCCTCAAAGCAGTATACATCACTCCGCATCACCAGTACCCTACCACCACTACGCTGCCTGCAGCACGACGCCAGCTGTTGCTGGAATTGAGTGAGCAATATCATTTTATGATCATTGAGGATGATTATGATCATAGCTATCATTTCGATGCACAACCGGTATTGCCGGTAGCGGGTATGCCGCATGCAGACAATGTCGTATATATCGGTAGTGTGGCACCTTCTATTCCATTGAGTTTTGTATATGGTCCTGTTGAATTTATCCATTCACTGGCCTCCTGCCAGATGGTGGTAAGTCAGCAACGTGATCGACTGCTTGAACAGGGAATGGCCAACCTGATGGCGGAAGGCGAAATCAGAAGGTACCTGCAACAGACACATGCTACGTATAAAAAACGATTGACACTGACTTCAGGTATAATGGAAGTGAACTTTTCAGGGATTGCAGATTTTACGATTCCGAAAGGGGGGCTGGCTATCTGGATGCGTTTGCACCAGCCGGTTCAGATTTCACAATTGTACGCAGCTGGAATTTATATCGCAAACCCATATAGCTTTTATGCGCCAGAATATAATGGGCAAACAGGATTGAGATTAGGATTTGCTTCCCTGGAAGAAAATGCTATTGTGAAGGGATTGGATAAGCTGGCGAAAATTTTACAACGATAA
- a CDS encoding helix-turn-helix domain-containing protein yields MPQRKPSNFSPEQQLHSLDARLVLSLQRLSDMLKALQWEQARTLGLTPLQLQILLFIGYHPAELNKVAHIATELQLSRPTISDAVASLVSKGLLDMQPDKRDRRSFSMLPTEVGRDILLKAEEYALPLTEVLEKRPAFEKNNLYQTIFAMIAGLMNQESGELQRMCYTCAHYQGNKKRQHNCLFLNKSLASAELQIDCMYHSTLS; encoded by the coding sequence ATGCCACAGAGAAAACCATCCAACTTTAGTCCGGAACAGCAGCTTCACAGCCTGGATGCCAGACTCGTTCTGTCATTACAACGCCTCAGCGACATGCTGAAAGCCTTGCAGTGGGAGCAGGCGCGAACCCTGGGGCTTACCCCCCTGCAGTTACAAATCCTCCTCTTCATTGGCTACCATCCGGCAGAACTGAACAAAGTGGCGCACATTGCCACCGAATTACAACTTAGCCGGCCTACCATCAGCGATGCTGTAGCTTCCCTCGTTTCGAAAGGCTTACTGGACATGCAACCTGACAAACGAGACAGGCGTAGCTTCTCTATGTTGCCTACTGAAGTGGGCCGGGACATCCTGCTCAAGGCAGAAGAATATGCATTACCCTTAACGGAAGTATTAGAAAAACGTCCTGCTTTTGAAAAGAACAACCTTTATCAGACCATCTTTGCGATGATAGCAGGTCTTATGAACCAGGAAAGCGGTGAGTTACAAAGAATGTGTTATACCTGTGCACATTACCAGGGCAACAAAAAAAGACAGCACAACTGTCTTTTCCTGAACAAATCTTTAGCTTCGGCAGAACTGCAGATTGATTGTATGTACCATTCTACATTGTCATAA
- a CDS encoding ArsR/SmtB family transcription factor — translation MDAVMIEKAANAIADKHRLSILLAASRQSAIQCCDITELTGLSQPTVSHHIKILVDSGILIYDKTGRNVQLTINKEMMKYLSSFFSQLS, via the coding sequence ATGGATGCAGTAATGATAGAGAAAGCAGCAAATGCAATTGCAGATAAACACCGTTTATCCATATTGCTGGCGGCTTCCAGACAGTCTGCTATACAGTGTTGTGATATCACAGAGCTGACTGGTTTGTCCCAACCCACGGTTTCACATCATATTAAGATATTGGTAGACAGCGGTATATTAATATATGATAAGACGGGAAGAAACGTACAATTGACAATTAATAAGGAGATGATGAAGTATCTGAGTTCATTTTTTTCTCAACTGAGTTAG
- a CDS encoding sensor histidine kinase, protein MDDKIFYTTVFISLLIAVIIIFFVVSIILYHRRYIQLQRERIVAEITILENERKRIAADLHDSMGPLLSTIKLNINSIQVHDEHDKMVIARSGTYIDEVIRGLRQISHNLLPATLERKGLTDAIHEFIRQVTAKSKLDIRFHTSGQISIPTEKEIHVFRIIQEITHNTLKHAKATQLQIVLSRENGFFLVLVKEDGIGFDVRKVKAESTGLGMKSLAIRTDILHGHLSIESAPGHGTNYFIKIPAG, encoded by the coding sequence ATGGATGATAAGATCTTTTATACGACCGTCTTTATTTCACTGCTGATAGCGGTCATTATCATATTCTTTGTCGTCTCCATTATTCTCTACCACCGCAGGTATATACAGCTGCAAAGGGAGCGGATCGTAGCGGAAATCACCATCCTGGAAAATGAACGTAAACGGATTGCGGCAGATCTCCATGACAGCATGGGGCCACTACTTTCTACCATCAAGCTGAACATCAACAGTATCCAGGTGCATGATGAACATGATAAAATGGTCATTGCCCGATCAGGTACCTATATCGACGAGGTTATCAGGGGATTGCGCCAGATCTCTCACAACCTGCTACCCGCTACCCTGGAACGGAAAGGACTGACGGATGCTATTCATGAATTTATCAGACAGGTTACTGCCAAATCCAAGCTGGATATACGGTTTCATACCTCCGGTCAGATCAGTATTCCGACGGAGAAAGAGATCCATGTGTTCCGTATTATCCAGGAGATCACTCACAATACCCTTAAGCATGCCAAAGCCACCCAGTTACAGATCGTACTGAGTCGTGAAAACGGGTTCTTCCTGGTATTGGTCAAAGAAGACGGGATAGGATTTGACGTGAGGAAAGTAAAAGCAGAATCTACCGGGTTGGGGATGAAAAGCCTGGCAATCAGAACGGATATTTTGCATGGACATTTGTCGATTGAATCTGCCCCGGGGCATGGAACGAACTATTTCATTAAAATTCCCGCAGGATGA
- a CDS encoding methylated-DNA--[protein]-cysteine S-methyltransferase, whose protein sequence is MEIITTINDMEQYHYFTPTPVGSLLIIGTKTAINALSIRDNDKTDLPVLSKTELPGVFVQCVAEMDAYFAGSQEGFTFPIAQEGTPFQQAVWDRLLTIPYGQTTTYLQLAKDLNNPKAIRAVGSTNGRNQLWVVVPCHRVIGSNGTLTGYAGGIWRKKWLLEHEMKHRFGSQGQLF, encoded by the coding sequence ATGGAGATCATTACAACAATAAATGATATGGAACAGTACCATTACTTTACCCCCACACCCGTAGGCAGTCTGTTGATCATAGGCACAAAAACGGCGATCAATGCACTCAGTATCCGTGATAATGATAAGACTGATCTGCCAGTCTTGAGTAAGACAGAGTTACCTGGTGTATTCGTGCAATGCGTTGCAGAGATGGATGCTTATTTTGCGGGTAGTCAGGAGGGATTTACGTTTCCTATTGCTCAGGAAGGTACGCCTTTTCAGCAGGCTGTATGGGATAGGCTGTTGACTATTCCGTATGGGCAGACGACTACTTATTTGCAGCTTGCGAAGGATTTGAATAATCCTAAGGCGATTCGTGCGGTAGGGAGTACTAACGGCCGTAATCAGCTGTGGGTGGTGGTGCCGTGTCATAGGGTGATTGGGAGTAATGGGACATTGACGGGGTATGCAGGGGGGATATGGCGGAAGAAATGGTTGTTGGAGCATGAGATGAAGCATAGGTTTGGTTCGCAGGGGCAGCTGTTTTAG
- a CDS encoding DNA-3-methyladenine glycosylase — MKIHIPVTDHANFSFAECLVFLSRSDKECLHEVEGNTLRKVIVVNDTPVLTAITDAPKKKGIQVEISADADNIDTNYIKNYIIHWLHLDADLNPFYKFAKKDDVLSPLIQEYKGLRLIGIPELFEALTWTITGQQINLSFAYTLKQRLIHAYGAAISSGNKTYHVYPQPATIAKLEPADLIAMQFSRSKADYIISLARAMAEERLTLTHLQSLDYTAAREYLISFKGIGNWSANYVLMKFSRYWQALPLEDAGLHNALKQQLQLPAKPSLAEIKGYTQHWQQHAAYATFYLWRSLQQ, encoded by the coding sequence ATGAAGATTCACATACCAGTTACTGACCATGCAAATTTCTCCTTCGCAGAATGCCTGGTATTCCTCAGTCGTTCTGACAAGGAATGTCTGCATGAAGTAGAAGGCAATACTCTCCGCAAAGTAATTGTGGTGAATGACACCCCTGTGCTCACTGCCATTACAGATGCGCCCAAAAAGAAAGGAATACAGGTAGAAATATCCGCTGATGCTGATAATATAGATACCAATTATATCAAAAACTATATCATTCATTGGTTACACCTTGATGCAGACCTCAATCCATTCTACAAATTTGCAAAAAAGGACGACGTTTTATCGCCACTCATCCAGGAATACAAAGGTCTCCGACTGATCGGAATTCCCGAACTGTTCGAAGCCCTTACCTGGACCATCACCGGCCAGCAGATCAATCTTTCATTTGCATACACCCTGAAACAGCGATTGATCCATGCCTATGGTGCTGCTATTTCCTCCGGCAATAAGACGTATCATGTCTACCCCCAACCAGCTACCATCGCAAAGCTGGAGCCTGCTGACCTCATCGCCATGCAGTTTTCCCGCAGCAAAGCTGATTACATCATCTCCCTGGCAAGGGCGATGGCAGAAGAACGCCTTACACTCACACATTTACAATCACTCGACTACACCGCTGCCCGTGAATATCTTATTTCATTCAAAGGCATTGGCAACTGGTCGGCCAATTACGTGCTGATGAAATTCAGCCGTTACTGGCAGGCATTGCCTCTGGAAGATGCGGGTTTACATAATGCGCTGAAACAACAATTGCAATTACCGGCAAAGCCTTCACTGGCTGAGATTAAAGGATATACACAGCACTGGCAGCAACATGCAGCTTATGCAACATTCTATTTATGGAGATCATTACAACAATAA
- a CDS encoding histidine phosphatase family protein: MTRITIIRHGSTSWNKQGRMQGSTDIPLDEEGIEQAQKLGAKLAAEQPWDIIYTSHLSRAKRTGEIIAEAIGLSPVLTDERLREVSGGQTEGTVEEDRIAKWGPDWRQLDLGMERADAVFERGVSFMKDLLEEHAGKKILIVSHGSFIRHMLRHLTPEFELTEQLKNTGVSRLVVDDTKWFCDLYNCTTHLD; encoded by the coding sequence ATGACACGTATCACAATCATCCGACATGGAAGTACTTCATGGAACAAACAAGGCAGAATGCAGGGCAGCACGGATATACCGCTGGATGAAGAGGGTATTGAACAGGCACAAAAACTGGGGGCCAAACTGGCAGCTGAACAACCCTGGGATATTATTTACACCAGTCATCTTTCCAGGGCAAAAAGAACCGGGGAAATCATTGCAGAAGCCATCGGCCTTTCACCGGTACTGACAGATGAAAGACTACGTGAAGTTTCCGGCGGTCAGACAGAAGGTACGGTGGAAGAAGACAGAATTGCCAAATGGGGACCCGACTGGCGCCAGCTGGATCTGGGAATGGAACGTGCCGATGCTGTATTCGAAAGAGGCGTATCATTTATGAAAGACCTTTTGGAAGAACATGCCGGCAAAAAGATCCTGATCGTGAGTCATGGAAGCTTTATCCGCCATATGCTCCGTCACCTGACACCTGAATTTGAACTGACCGAACAACTGAAGAACACAGGCGTATCAAGACTTGTAGTGGATGATACTAAGTGGTTCTGCGACCTGTACAATTGTACGACTCATCTGGATTAG
- a CDS encoding NAD(P)H-dependent oxidoreductase has product MKKIFVINGGQVFGHSGGRFNKTISEATKAFFDKEEGYEVRYTDINDTYVPEKEVENFVWADAVIYHTPVWWFGLPHEFKKYLDVVFTAGQGKGIYRSDGRKAENPAINYGTGGMLHGRKYLVTTSWNAPATAFTLPGEFFLEKSVDEGVLFGFHRMNAFTGMTPLESLHFHDVEKNSDINRDLSRYNDHLQKVFTNN; this is encoded by the coding sequence ATGAAAAAGATCTTCGTGATAAATGGTGGACAGGTATTCGGTCATTCCGGCGGCCGGTTTAATAAAACGATTTCTGAGGCCACTAAGGCCTTCTTCGATAAGGAGGAAGGATATGAAGTACGCTATACCGACATCAACGATACATACGTTCCGGAAAAAGAAGTAGAGAATTTTGTATGGGCAGATGCTGTGATTTATCACACACCTGTATGGTGGTTTGGTCTGCCGCATGAATTTAAGAAATACCTGGATGTAGTTTTTACTGCCGGTCAGGGCAAAGGTATCTATCGCAGTGATGGACGCAAGGCCGAAAACCCTGCTATCAACTATGGTACCGGCGGTATGCTGCATGGCCGCAAATACCTGGTCACTACTTCGTGGAATGCACCTGCTACAGCTTTTACATTGCCCGGGGAATTCTTCCTGGAAAAGTCAGTAGATGAGGGGGTACTCTTTGGGTTTCATCGCATGAATGCCTTTACTGGTATGACCCCGCTGGAAAGTCTGCATTTTCATGACGTAGAAAAGAATTCGGATATTAATAGAGATTTAAGCAGGTATAATGACCACCTGCAAAAAGTATTTACAAATAATTAA
- a CDS encoding response regulator transcription factor, whose protein sequence is MYDIRLVIADDHEIFRDGLALMLSRQPNISLVGQAGDGRELLELLETTEVDVVMTDLKMPLMDGITATRTLLQRFPHIRIIALSMFDEEELIVEMLEAGAKGYLLKNADKQEIVEAITSVFDDKIFYCRQTSSKLASMIVRSRFNPYRDAHPIIFTDREKEIIRLICLQYTAQQIGEKIFLSKRTVEGHRTRILEKMNVKNTAGVVVFALKNNLISEAELL, encoded by the coding sequence ATGTACGACATCCGATTAGTGATAGCCGATGATCACGAGATATTCCGTGATGGCCTGGCACTGATGCTTTCCAGACAACCAAATATTAGTCTGGTTGGTCAGGCAGGCGACGGCAGGGAATTGCTGGAACTATTGGAAACGACGGAAGTGGATGTGGTCATGACTGATCTGAAAATGCCATTGATGGATGGCATTACCGCTACCCGCACATTATTACAACGATTTCCCCATATCAGGATCATTGCGCTTTCTATGTTCGATGAAGAGGAATTAATCGTGGAGATGCTGGAGGCAGGGGCGAAAGGATATTTGCTTAAAAATGCAGATAAACAGGAAATTGTGGAAGCGATCACCAGTGTGTTTGATGATAAGATCTTTTATTGCAGACAGACGAGTTCCAAGCTGGCTTCGATGATTGTGAGGAGCCGGTTCAACCCTTACCGTGATGCACACCCGATTATATTTACGGACCGGGAAAAGGAGATTATCCGGTTGATATGTTTACAGTATACCGCCCAACAGATCGGGGAGAAAATATTTTTGAGCAAACGGACGGTGGAGGGCCACCGGACAAGGATTTTGGAGAAAATGAATGTGAAAAATACAGCCGGTGTGGTGGTGTTTGCGTTAAAGAATAATTTGATAAGTGAAGCGGAGTTATTGTAA
- a CDS encoding AraC family transcriptional regulator, translating to MIKYRQFEPVIIETREILTEAYTTQSHTYHEFFLIRSGTGKHIFRNQEVSFQKGDLFFIAPGEPHSFLIPRMAKATLIKFSDDLRSLLKTYVNKWDIDGVVMANAKSPLNAYVPLSTEDKVIVTHIFNAVEAMKDQTMLNEQLILHQLVSLIVIMERNLTDRRYPNPDRLIVDQMVKHIHKHMKQPLLLTSQHMSEVFNIPATYIGTYFKRHMGQSLKAYINECRMVMIGRMIRKNNVPVSVISHDFGFTDESHFLKTFKKFYQMSPTAYKKEVLS from the coding sequence ATGATCAAGTACAGGCAATTCGAACCGGTAATTATAGAAACAAGGGAAATCCTGACAGAAGCATATACTACCCAAAGCCATACCTATCATGAATTCTTCCTCATCCGTTCCGGAACAGGCAAGCATATATTTCGTAACCAGGAGGTGTCTTTTCAAAAAGGAGATCTCTTTTTTATTGCACCCGGCGAACCACATTCCTTCCTGATTCCACGCATGGCAAAGGCAACGCTGATCAAGTTTAGTGACGACCTGCGCTCCCTGCTAAAAACGTATGTCAACAAGTGGGATATTGATGGCGTAGTGATGGCCAATGCCAAATCGCCCCTGAATGCATACGTTCCATTGAGCACTGAAGATAAAGTCATTGTGACACATATCTTCAATGCAGTGGAAGCCATGAAAGATCAGACGATGCTGAATGAACAACTGATCTTACATCAGCTGGTTTCACTCATCGTGATTATGGAACGTAATCTGACAGACAGGCGGTATCCCAATCCTGACAGGCTCATTGTTGACCAGATGGTCAAACATATACATAAACATATGAAACAGCCGTTGCTGCTGACTTCACAGCATATGTCGGAAGTATTCAACATTCCTGCCACCTATATCGGTACTTATTTTAAGCGGCATATGGGGCAGTCATTGAAGGCATATATTAATGAATGCAGGATGGTGATGATAGGCCGTATGATCAGGAAAAACAATGTTCCCGTTTCTGTGATCAGTCATGACTTCGGGTTTACGGATGAAAGTCATTTTCTGAAAACGTTTAAGAAGTTTTACCAGATGAGCCCTACCGCCTATAAGAAAGAGGTGTTGTCCTGA
- a CDS encoding ArsR/SmtB family transcription factor — MDELFKGIADPLRREVLDLLRKAPLNINQINDHFGHISRQAVSKHLQLLEDTGWIRIYQAGRERFGYLNRSAFFAFKEWVEEYIQWGAHSIDNDHGVFLDNTDYKKGTPLTQPVMLQALLSKDKNFDGVFYTAVKTTGIFCKPSCAANPRPDNVIFYENREDAVKNGYRACKRCKP; from the coding sequence ATGGACGAGTTGTTCAAAGGCATTGCGGACCCGCTTCGAAGGGAAGTCCTTGACCTTCTTCGGAAGGCCCCTCTCAACATTAATCAGATCAATGATCACTTCGGCCATATCAGCCGTCAGGCGGTCTCAAAGCACTTGCAGTTATTGGAAGATACTGGTTGGATCCGTATTTATCAGGCAGGTCGTGAGCGCTTTGGGTATCTGAACAGATCTGCCTTTTTTGCTTTTAAAGAATGGGTGGAGGAGTATATTCAATGGGGAGCGCATTCAATAGACAATGATCATGGTGTTTTTCTTGATAACACGGATTATAAAAAGGGTACGCCGCTGACGCAGCCTGTTATGTTACAGGCTTTGCTGAGTAAGGATAAAAATTTCGATGGGGTATTTTATACTGCTGTCAAAACTACGGGTATCTTTTGTAAGCCTTCCTGCGCTGCCAATCCGAGGCCGGATAATGTGATATTTTATGAGAACAGGGAGGATGCTGTGAAGAATGGGTATAGGGCTTGCAAGCGGTGTAAGCCTTAG